The following coding sequences are from one Raphanus sativus cultivar WK10039 unplaced genomic scaffold, ASM80110v3 Scaffold3371, whole genome shotgun sequence window:
- the LOC130506534 gene encoding aspartyl protease family protein 2-like, with protein MGRKVQNTLIFSVAVLFLSLSSAASSSSQYNTLVVNTLPSSPILSSPDESESLNTVPESTTSLSLHLSHVDAISTFSDATPAELFNLRLKRDSLRVESLTSLAAVRNVTRRRTPRASGGFSGAVISGLSQGSGEYFMRLGVGTPATNMYMVLDTGSDVVWLQCAPCKVCYNQSDAIFNPSKSKTFATIPCGSRLCRRLDDSTECVRQRSKTCLYQVSYGDGSFTLGDLSTETLTFKGARVDHVAVGCGHDNEGLFVGAAGLLGLGRGGLSFPSQTKNRYNGKFSYCLVDRTSSGSASKPPSTIVFGNDAVPKTSVFTPLLTNPKLDTFYYLQLLGISVGGARVSGVSESQFKLDAATGNGGVIIDSGTSVTRLTQPAYVALRDAFRLGAKRLKRAPSYSLFDTCFDLSGMTTVKVPTVVFHFGGGEVSLPASNYLIPVNTEGRFCFAFAGTMGSLSIIGNIQQQGFRVAYDLTGSRIGFLPRAC; from the coding sequence ATGGGAAGAAAAGTCCAAAACACCCTCATCTTCTCCGTCGCCGTTCTCTTCCTCTCACTCTCCTCCGccgcttcttcttcctcccaaTACAACACCCTCGTCGTCAACACTCTCCCTTCCTCTCCAATCCTCTCATCTCCCGACGAATCCGAATCCTTGAACACTGTGCCCGAATCCACAACTTCACTCTCACTCCACCTATCACACGTCGACGCTATCTCCACCTTCTCCGACGCAACTCCGGCGGAGCTCTTCAACCTCCGTCTCAAAAGAGACTCTCTCCGCGTCGAGTCTTTAACCAGCCTCGCCGCCGTCCGGAATGTCACGAGGAGAAGAACTCCACGCGCGTCCGGCGGGTTCAGCGGCGCTGTCATCTCCGGTCTCTCGCAAGGAAGCGGAGAGTATTTCATGAGGCTAGGCGTCGGGACTCCGGCGACTAACATGTACATGGTCCTCGACACTGGAAGCGACGTCGTTTGGCTACAGTGCGCTCCTTGCAAAGTGTGTTACAACCAATCCGACGCGATCTTCAACCCGTCTAAATCCAAAACCTTCGCCACCATCCCGTGCGGTTCTCGTCTCTGTCGGAGGTTAGACGACTCGACGGAATGCGTCAGACAGAGAAGCAAGACTTGTCTCTATCAAGTCTCCTACGGCGACGGATCGTTCACCTTGGGGGACTTATCAACCGAGACGCTGACTTTTAAGGGCGCACGTGTCGATCACGTGGCGGTGGGATGCGGCCACGATAACGAGGGATTATTCGTAGGCGCGGCTGGGCTGTTGGGCCTGGGCCGCGGAGGGTTATCATTCCCGTCGCAGACGAAAAACCGTTATAACGGTAAATTCTCCTACTGTTTGGTGGACCGGACGAGTTCCGGTTCAGCTTCTAAACCGCCTTCGACCATCGTCTTCGGAAATGACGCCGTTCCGAAAACCTCTGTTTTCACGCCATTGTTAACCAACCCGAAGCTCGACACTTTCTACTACTTGCAGCTTCTCGGGATCAGCGTCGGCGGCGCGCGCGTCAGCGGCGTCTCGGAGTCGCAGTTCAAGCTCGACGCCGCAACCGGAAACGGCGGAGTTATCATCGACTCCGGCACCTCCGTCACTCGGCTGACTCAGCCGGCTTACGTGGCGCTCAGAGACGCGTTTCGGCTCGGCGCGAAGAGGCTGAAACGCGCGCCGTCGTACTCTCTGTTCGACACGTGTTTTGACCTCTCCGGGATGACGACGGTGAAGGTCCCGACGGTGGTGTTTCATTTCGGCGGCGGAGAGGTTTCGCTTCCGGCGAGTAACTATCTGATTCCGGTGAACACTGAAGGGCGGTTCTGTTTCGCGTTCGCGGGAACGATGGGGAGTTTGTCGATCATTGGGAACATACAGCAACAGGGTTTCCGGGTCGCTTATGACTTAACCGGGTCACGGATCGGGTTTTTGCCTCGCGCGTGTTAA